In the genome of Treponema pedis, one region contains:
- a CDS encoding aminotransferase class V-fold PLP-dependent enzyme, producing MIYFDNGATTLQKPKEVAKEVFRGISAERFGNPGRGAHASAHNALAELFKTRSAVAKIFNIKNPLNIALCQNATAALNLVIKSLFSSTDGIITTKLEHNSVLRPLYQLEEGGAELSFIGFNTETGKLFYNDMEAAVTPRTKAVIVNHCSNVTGSICDLDYVYSVCKKYNLIMLVDASQSAGTIPIDISKYGNSIFCFTGHKGLYGPQGTGGIAVNGDFNFKPVFSGGSGVHSFEHKHPEEMPDIFEAGTMNVPAFMGLTAGCNYILKTGIEKINVKLKNLRQEFIKAVNGIPHIKIYGTTESEAGASIGINLGNIPSGEVSRILDEEYSIATRPGAHCAPLVHTSFGTEKQGIVRFSFSSFNTKEEIKKAAAALERIAANYGN from the coding sequence ATGATTTACTTTGACAACGGCGCAACGACTTTGCAAAAACCTAAAGAAGTCGCAAAAGAAGTTTTTAGAGGAATTTCTGCCGAACGGTTCGGTAATCCGGGCCGCGGAGCTCATGCTTCGGCTCATAACGCCCTTGCGGAACTGTTTAAAACCCGCTCGGCCGTTGCAAAGATATTTAATATCAAAAATCCGCTTAATATAGCCCTTTGCCAAAATGCGACCGCCGCCCTTAATCTTGTAATTAAAAGTTTATTTTCAAGTACGGACGGCATTATTACAACAAAACTGGAACATAACTCGGTACTGCGCCCCCTTTATCAGCTTGAAGAAGGCGGTGCGGAACTTTCGTTTATCGGGTTTAATACGGAAACTGGAAAACTTTTTTACAATGATATGGAAGCCGCCGTTACACCCCGCACCAAAGCCGTTATTGTAAACCATTGTTCAAACGTAACAGGCTCAATTTGCGATTTGGACTATGTTTATTCCGTTTGTAAAAAATATAATTTAATAATGCTTGTAGATGCCTCCCAATCTGCAGGAACAATTCCTATAGATATTTCAAAATACGGAAACAGTATCTTTTGCTTTACGGGGCATAAGGGTTTATACGGTCCGCAGGGAACGGGAGGAATTGCGGTAAACGGCGATTTTAATTTTAAACCCGTATTTTCAGGCGGCAGCGGAGTTCATTCTTTCGAGCATAAGCACCCGGAAGAAATGCCCGATATTTTTGAAGCGGGAACAATGAACGTTCCCGCCTTTATGGGACTTACTGCGGGCTGTAATTATATTCTTAAAACGGGAATAGAAAAAATAAACGTAAAATTAAAAAATTTACGGCAGGAATTTATAAAAGCCGTAAACGGTATCCCGCACATAAAAATTTACGGAACAACCGAATCCGAAGCGGGGGCCTCAATCGGCATAAACCTCGGAAACATTCCTTCGGGAGAAGTGAGCCGTATTCTCGATGAAGAGTATTCGATAGCTACAAGACCGGGAGCACACTGCGCACCCCTTGTTCACACAAGTTTCGGCACGGAAAAGCAGGGCATTGTCCGGTTCAGTTTTTCTTCATTTAACACAAAAGAAGAAATTAAAAAAGCTGCGGCAGCTTTGGAACGGATTGCTGCAAATTACGGCAATTAA
- the yedF gene encoding sulfurtransferase-like selenium metabolism protein YedF, with translation MIEVNGMGQACPIPVIMTKKAIRENKTKENILVKVDNEIATQNLSKMAEQLGIKVNITKIKEAEYTVLFDMEGCEKCTLLENPVAVPETGTGDYAVVINSDKMGSGDEAFGKKLLEGFIYALTEQDILPKFVICYNSGVQLTTINEKTINDLKALASQGCEILSCGLCLDFYGVKEKLQVGSPTNMYRITEIMRTHFTVRP, from the coding sequence ATGATAGAAGTAAACGGTATGGGTCAGGCTTGTCCTATCCCGGTCATTATGACAAAAAAAGCAATTCGTGAAAATAAAACTAAAGAAAACATCTTGGTAAAAGTGGACAACGAAATAGCTACCCAAAATCTTTCAAAAATGGCGGAGCAGCTTGGTATAAAAGTCAACATTACTAAAATTAAAGAAGCGGAATACACGGTTTTATTCGATATGGAAGGTTGTGAAAAATGTACGCTTCTTGAAAATCCGGTTGCAGTACCGGAAACGGGAACTGGAGATTACGCTGTAGTAATCAATTCCGATAAAATGGGTTCGGGAGATGAGGCCTTCGGAAAAAAACTTTTGGAAGGTTTTATTTATGCGCTTACCGAACAGGACATTTTACCCAAATTCGTTATTTGTTATAACTCGGGTGTCCAACTTACAACAATAAACGAAAAAACAATAAACGATTTAAAAGCCCTCGCTTCGCAAGGCTGTGAAATTCTTTCATGCGGTTTATGCTTGGATTTTTACGGAGTTAAAGAAAAACTGCAAGTGGGAAGCCCCACAAATATGTACAGAATTACAGAAATTATGCGTACCCATTTTACTGTACGTCCCTAG
- a CDS encoding DbpA RNA binding domain-containing protein: protein MLNKIIIENEEQLISYLKDAVEAIKTKENPEELNKYRRIFKKAVPLTMRSYVAAYLIKQAGFTGSASGIKKDIRNRMHSSAIKQGFKSAHIPKPRVVLPEDGATSIFIGIGRKRGIFPKDIITLLIQGAGIPRDHIGGIRILDNYSFVQVMNDEADTIIEKLNNSYYRGKSLTVSHSRKPSDDMEEQADFEEQIEEKETDKPFTEETYESQEIVNEQTDISEENI, encoded by the coding sequence GTGTTAAATAAAATTATTATCGAAAATGAAGAACAACTGATTTCTTATTTAAAAGATGCCGTCGAAGCAATTAAAACCAAAGAAAATCCCGAAGAATTAAATAAATACCGACGCATCTTTAAAAAAGCAGTCCCGCTCACGATGCGGTCTTATGTTGCCGCCTACCTTATAAAACAAGCGGGTTTTACCGGTTCCGCTTCGGGGATAAAAAAAGATATTAGAAACAGAATGCACAGTTCCGCGATTAAACAGGGATTTAAATCGGCTCATATACCTAAACCTCGTGTAGTTTTACCTGAGGACGGAGCTACAAGCATTTTTATAGGAATAGGCAGAAAAAGAGGCATTTTTCCGAAAGATATTATAACATTGCTTATTCAGGGTGCAGGTATCCCGCGGGACCATATAGGTGGTATCCGTATTTTGGATAATTATTCTTTCGTTCAAGTTATGAATGATGAAGCCGATACAATTATCGAAAAATTAAATAACAGTTATTACCGGGGTAAAAGTCTTACCGTAAGCCATTCCAGAAAACCTTCCGACGATATGGAAGAACAGGCGGATTTTGAGGAACAAATCGAAGAAAAAGAAACCGATAAACCGTTTACGGAAGAAACATACGAATCGCAAGAAATAGTAAATGAACAGACGGATATATCCGAAGAAAATATATAA
- a CDS encoding DUF3343 domain-containing protein, which yields MNTEVFAVFSFSSSHYAIAAEIAVKGKEEARLIPLPPEISAGCGLVLRVKEDAVKNTAELLNVAEIPYEEIYKLTVENKKRIAEKYDLL from the coding sequence ATGAACACGGAAGTATTTGCGGTATTTTCTTTTTCGTCTTCACACTATGCAATTGCAGCTGAAATTGCGGTTAAAGGAAAAGAAGAGGCAAGGCTGATTCCTCTTCCGCCCGAAATTTCGGCAGGCTGCGGTTTAGTGCTGCGCGTAAAAGAAGATGCCGTCAAAAATACGGCTGAACTTTTAAACGTGGCCGAAATTCCTTATGAAGAAATTTATAAATTAACCGTCGAAAATAAAAAAAGGATTGCTGAAAAATATGATTTACTTTGA